In the Oncorhynchus keta strain PuntledgeMale-10-30-2019 chromosome 14, Oket_V2, whole genome shotgun sequence genome, one interval contains:
- the LOC118393052 gene encoding protein FAM102A-like isoform X2, which produces MSTNPTTGVLDPSICRVSVRKELKGGKTYSKLGFTDLNMAEFAGSGSAVRCCLLEGYDTKNTRQDNSILKVTIGMALLSGDPCFKTAPSTAKSISISGQDHILQLDCKGEGTGTPNRPTSLGRSMKPRPSIISSECLVSGLPEESDQTQAASPGEVFQSGHSRNSSYASQLSRISGCSTEHSCSSSMSDLTHRRNTSTGSGSSGGLRVTVDTPTEGERPGRPPRPPRPVLPSNRPPRRKQDSVESHPSWVNDTRIDADDIVEKIIQSQNFADISNTEDSNLRLFVSRDGTTSLNGLLRSNRVCAGVYEQVVIESHYDW; this is translated from the exons ATGAGCACCAACCCCACAACTGGAGTCCTGGATCCCTCCATCTGTCGGGTCTCTGTGCGGAAG GAACTCAAAGGAGGAAAAACATATTCAAAG CTGGGTTTTACTGACCTCAACATGGCAGAGTTCGCTGGCTCGGGCTCTGCAGTCCGCTGTTGTCTGCTGGAGGGATACGACACCAAGAATACTAGGCAGGACAACTCCATACTGAAG GTGACTATTGGGATGGCCCTCCTATCTGGAGATCCGTGCTTTAAAAC TGCCCCCAGCACAGCCAAGTCCATCTCCATCTCAGGCCAGGACCATATCCTGCAGCTGGACTGTAAGGGGGAGGGCACTGGAACCCCTAACCGGCCCACTTCTCTGGGCCGGTCCATGAAGCCCAGGCCCTCGATCATCAGCTCAG AGTGTTTGGTGTCAGGTCTTCCAGAGGAGTCAGACCAGACCCAGGCAGCTAGCCCAGGGGAAGTATTCCAGTCGGGGCACTCTCGCAACTCCAGCTATGCCAGCCAGCTGAGCAGGATCTCAG GCTGCAGCACAGAGCACTCCTGCTCCTCTAGTATGTCTGACCTCACACACAGGAGGAACACCTCCACAGGAAGCGGCTCATCTGGGGGCCTCCGTGTGACCGTAGACACtccaacagagggagagaggccagGGAGACCCCCTCGACCCCCACGGCCCGTCTTGCCATCCAACAGACCCCCCAG GAGGAAGCAGGATTCCGTGGAGAGCCATCCCTCCTGGGTGAATGACACCCGCATCGATGCCGACGATATTGTTGAAAAGATCATCCAGAGCCAGAACTTTGCTGACATAAGTAACACTGAAG ACAGTAACCTGCGACTGTTTGTCAGTAGAGACGGCACCACATCCCTGAATGGTTTACTGCGCAGTAACAG GGTGTGTGCTGGTGTGTATGAGCAAGTGGTGATAGAGAGCCATTACGACTGGTGA